ATGGTCTGTAGCTAGTTGTACATACTCATCACCATCACCAAAAAGCTGTTCGAGTTCTTGCTCTTGGTATGGTTCATTCTCATATACTTCATCTTCCACTACTTCTTCTCCCATATCATACATATCTCTTGGCTTTAGATGCATAGCAACACTCCACCCTTTATTGACAACATCATCCACATAGTACACCATTTGTGCTTGAGATGCTTCAATGTAAGGCTCATGTTCTTCACGTTCACCGGTATGAATCAATCTATCAAAATTAACACAATTTAAGTTCCA
This Nicotiana tomentosiformis unplaced genomic scaffold, ASM39032v3 Un00115, whole genome shotgun sequence DNA region includes the following protein-coding sequences:
- the LOC117276174 gene encoding uncharacterized protein isoform X2, translating into MVYYVDDVVNKGWSVAMHLKPRDMYDMGEEVVEDEVYENEPYQEQELEQLFGDGDEYVQLATDHIIDDVVETNVATNLAAERKIVNVGGCIALDLGPWSGAYSASKAAVHSFTDTLRV